The following coding sequences lie in one Pontibacter sp. G13 genomic window:
- the modA gene encoding molybdate ABC transporter substrate-binding protein — translation MRLRNWGVCLWVFGMWMMGCEQSSIPTWAVAGSLYGPFSVLVDSFAAKSGHEIQLVTGSSGALTTQILQGAPIEVLISADSLYPIQLLEKRPDAQTGVWGYGGLAIWVRDTANDLSAYSLLNIRRIALANPEVAPFGRLAMQWIKAQESPAQITDKLVFSEHVGQLNPWIQQQSVDLAFTSRSIEASFQMEGLSMGKWIILGAPYDRIPHGFWANRSSEIWPEFQAFLHSTTGKMILTRYGYSTQALGETVDYAD, via the coding sequence ATGAGACTGAGGAATTGGGGAGTTTGCCTATGGGTCTTCGGAATGTGGATGATGGGATGCGAACAATCTTCAATTCCCACTTGGGCGGTTGCTGGTAGCTTGTATGGCCCATTTTCCGTCTTGGTGGATTCCTTTGCGGCAAAATCTGGCCACGAGATCCAATTGGTCACAGGTTCCTCTGGTGCATTGACTACCCAGATTTTGCAGGGTGCGCCTATCGAAGTACTCATTTCTGCGGATTCGCTTTACCCCATTCAACTGCTTGAAAAACGCCCCGATGCTCAAACTGGCGTCTGGGGATACGGTGGATTGGCCATTTGGGTGAGAGACACTGCGAATGATTTGTCTGCGTACAGTTTGTTGAATATCAGGCGAATTGCCCTCGCAAATCCAGAAGTGGCGCCATTTGGAAGGCTGGCCATGCAATGGATCAAGGCTCAGGAATCACCCGCACAGATCACGGACAAACTCGTTTTCAGCGAGCATGTAGGGCAACTCAATCCTTGGATTCAGCAGCAGTCTGTAGATTTGGCCTTTACCAGTCGATCGATTGAAGCAAGTTTCCAGATGGAGGGGTTGTCGATGGGGAAATGGATCATCCTCGGGGCTCCCTATGACCGAATTCCTCATGGGTTTTGGGCCAACCGATCTTCGGAGATTTGGCCTGAATTTCAGGCATTCCTCCATTCAACAACTGGAAAAATGATCCTCACCCGATATGGCTATTCCACTCAAGCGTTGGGGGAAACAGTCGATTATGCCGACTGA
- a CDS encoding TetR/AcrR family transcriptional regulator, producing MKPAKPLILSHALALFNAEGVSGVPMRKIANAAGISPGNLTYHFPSREALIVALHSQMLQTAQQLNAELKQGPMTLERLLESMRIGFRVVYAYRFFLVDLPLIMRTYPKLRQHFREVADIRKQMYVQAFQQAHAEGWMREEAYSGEYDELIDRIRIFSDFWVVSAEVYEDEDESSTISRHLRLFMNLLFPYLHAAGQAEFDRLRPSI from the coding sequence ATGAAACCCGCCAAGCCACTCATTCTATCCCATGCACTCGCCCTGTTCAATGCCGAAGGCGTTTCGGGAGTTCCCATGCGGAAAATCGCGAACGCAGCGGGAATCAGCCCGGGGAATTTGACCTACCATTTTCCTTCAAGAGAGGCACTCATCGTGGCGCTACACTCGCAGATGCTCCAGACTGCCCAACAGCTCAATGCGGAACTCAAGCAAGGGCCGATGACCTTGGAGCGATTGCTGGAGAGCATGCGGATCGGCTTTCGGGTGGTGTATGCCTATCGATTTTTTCTGGTGGATCTCCCGCTCATCATGCGAACCTATCCCAAGCTCAGGCAGCACTTCAGGGAGGTGGCGGACATACGGAAACAGATGTATGTACAGGCATTTCAGCAGGCGCATGCGGAAGGCTGGATGCGGGAGGAAGCCTATTCGGGGGAATATGACGAGCTGATCGACCGGATTCGGATTTTCAGCGATTTCTGGGTGGTCTCGGCGGAAGTGTATGAAGATGAGGATGAATCATCCACCATTTCTCGGCATCTGAGGCTGTTTATGAATCTCCTCTTTCCGTATCTCCATGCAGCGGGACAGGCAGAATTTGACCGACTTCGGCCCTCGATTTAA
- a CDS encoding TPM domain-containing protein — MKPAYLILGLLAFTCVSCKQKLRDTKYPFVIDHADVLSDAEEAALSSQFQQYQDEIGLEIYIVSEKSVEDGDLAAYSNDHAPASQIGTPGLNQGGIIYLSLDDRKMKIDISKGLEWQVPDTVSADILSQIQPAFADAQFAYGFKKAGERMYEAANRVPWEVAYPSLAEAFEDSAAVGKILKQEGLVIEGEMPRYNPNHQFNLDYYLPLQGPDSAEIRVYFTLYQYDMVEQFLQGTSSYTLYGRVAYQNPLMLQLLGLEPEANSPEVQPFEG; from the coding sequence ATGAAACCCGCTTATTTGATCTTGGGGCTGCTCGCATTTACCTGTGTGAGCTGCAAACAAAAACTCCGCGACACCAAATACCCATTTGTCATCGACCACGCCGATGTACTGTCCGATGCGGAGGAAGCGGCCCTGTCTTCCCAGTTTCAGCAATACCAAGATGAAATCGGTCTGGAGATCTATATCGTCTCGGAGAAAAGTGTGGAGGATGGTGATTTGGCGGCCTATTCCAATGACCATGCGCCTGCTTCTCAGATTGGTACGCCCGGCTTGAATCAAGGGGGAATCATCTATCTTTCCTTGGATGACCGCAAGATGAAGATCGACATTTCCAAAGGGCTGGAATGGCAGGTGCCAGACACGGTTTCTGCGGATATCCTCTCCCAGATCCAGCCGGCATTTGCGGATGCACAATTTGCCTATGGCTTCAAGAAGGCCGGAGAACGCATGTACGAGGCTGCCAATCGCGTGCCTTGGGAAGTGGCCTATCCTTCACTGGCGGAGGCTTTTGAGGATTCCGCTGCTGTGGGAAAAATCCTCAAGCAAGAAGGACTGGTCATCGAAGGTGAGATGCCACGCTACAATCCCAACCACCAATTCAATCTCGACTATTACCTGCCGTTGCAAGGCCCGGATAGTGCCGAAATTCGGGTGTATTTCACCTTGTATCAATACGACATGGTTGAGCAGTTTTTGCAAGGAACGTCCAGCTACACGCTCTATGGCCGGGTGGCTTACCAAAATCCTTTGATGCTCCAACTGCTGGGACTTGAGCCAGAAGCGAATTCCCCTGAAGTTCAACCGTTCGAAGGATGA
- the moaA gene encoding GTP 3',8-cyclase MoaA, with amino-acid sequence MPTQLLDNHGRPLDYVRIAVTDRCNLRCTYCMPAEGIQYVPRQQLLTFEEILRLVQILAKMGVKKVRLTGGEPFLRKDFMKLLEALAQMEGIEHIHLTTNGILTTPHIPALKELGISGVNLSLDTLDRERFKTLTRRDELEKVLLCLDELVSSGIPTKLNAVIMAGQNTQDVVPLARLAEEMPIAVRFIEEMPFNGQGFTPEQKPWTHRQIQTALEEAFPGLEQIPAGPNSTSRIFAAPALTGKLGIIPAFSRTFCGSCNRIRITAKGLLKTCLYDDGVLDLRALVRSDASDQDLEAAFLKAFGNRAKDGFEAEKRRNDSQSVSESMSTIGG; translated from the coding sequence ATGCCCACTCAGCTACTTGACAATCATGGTCGCCCCCTTGACTATGTGCGGATCGCCGTGACGGATAGATGTAACCTCAGATGTACCTATTGCATGCCTGCGGAGGGGATTCAATATGTCCCTCGGCAGCAGTTGCTTACATTTGAGGAGATCCTGCGGCTTGTGCAGATCTTGGCCAAGATGGGCGTGAAGAAGGTACGCTTGACAGGGGGGGAGCCATTCCTCCGAAAAGACTTCATGAAGCTGCTGGAGGCCCTTGCCCAGATGGAAGGCATCGAGCATATTCATTTGACGACCAATGGCATTCTCACAACGCCACATATTCCCGCCCTCAAGGAACTGGGGATTTCCGGCGTCAATCTCAGCTTGGATACCTTGGATCGTGAGCGGTTCAAAACATTGACCCGCAGAGACGAACTAGAGAAGGTGCTGCTGTGCCTAGATGAATTGGTCTCCTCCGGAATACCGACCAAGCTCAACGCAGTGATCATGGCGGGACAGAATACCCAAGATGTGGTCCCATTGGCACGATTGGCGGAAGAAATGCCGATTGCCGTCCGATTCATCGAGGAGATGCCCTTCAACGGCCAAGGATTCACCCCCGAACAGAAGCCTTGGACCCATCGCCAAATTCAGACTGCGCTCGAAGAAGCCTTCCCCGGTCTCGAACAGATTCCTGCTGGGCCCAATAGCACTTCCCGCATCTTTGCCGCGCCCGCACTCACGGGCAAACTGGGCATTATTCCTGCCTTTAGCCGGACCTTCTGCGGGAGCTGTAATCGAATTCGCATTACCGCCAAGGGCCTGCTGAAAACCTGCCTATACGATGATGGCGTGTTGGATTTGCGAGCTTTGGTTCGGTCCGATGCATCCGATCAGGATTTGGAAGCTGCTTTTTTGAAGGCATTCGGCAACAGGGCCAAAGACGGATTCGAAGCGGAAAAGCGCCGCAACGATTCCCAGTCGGTTTCAGAATCCATGTCCACGATCGGCGGATGA
- a CDS encoding TonB-dependent receptor plug domain-containing protein, whose product MTAHLMRRFLAIGIQLMLFCAPALSQHHTLSGYLQDGISGERIIAGAIICPELEIGAYTNEFGFYSLSLPTGSHSLIAKGPGYESLTLQIFIAKDSILHIQLSALQLDEVEIVADPTSGGIEDAQMSTITISGEDALSMPALAGEVDILKTLQLMPGIQGGNEGNAGLYVRGGGPDQNLTLVDGVPIYQTAHLFGFLSNFNADAISHMDMMKGDFPAMYGGRLSSVLDVRLKDGNMDHFQGAGSIGLLSANISLEGPIKRDKASFFASLRYAYPDLFIRPISKVTSRIETDRLLLYDQIGYRFFDGSIKAQYRPSASDRIQLSLFHGKDLGSQFGYLAITEEQETYTQIEQSHQEFGWSNAIASIQWNHILSQRFSSNLTLYANQYRLFNQVDLEIAVEEQGVSTSQKQLQSFSSGITDWAGKWDLFGHLGQRHDVRFGIGAIRHQFEVGTQQYAVSTNQSGTDTTLGTQPIHAWELDAYASDEWKLHDQVTLRLGTHAAWFLVNDQSYLSIQPRASVVYRLHEQGSLKASFAQTVQHLHLLTNSGVGLPTDLWVPPTEKILPQQAWQGAIGTQWNHNKGFTYSLEGYFKRMYHTLAYQEGASFLEVGRDWQSQVVSGQGWAYGIEQLVRKHHGRMTGWLGYTLAWSNRQSDQINQGNIYPAKFDRRHDLAIAAVYKWKPHIQFSANWTYSSGNVVTLPIAQYHIQSPYYHTPDAVFHYEGRNNYRMPASHRLDISVKFIRKKTWGTRTWTLGLYNAYNRQNPYYLEIAPDYTLSVPAGEAEPNVLWQQSLFPILPSVNYRITFGS is encoded by the coding sequence ATGACAGCTCATCTCATGCGCAGATTCTTGGCAATCGGGATTCAGCTGATGCTTTTCTGTGCGCCTGCGCTTTCCCAGCACCACACGCTGAGTGGGTATTTGCAGGATGGCATCTCTGGAGAAAGAATCATCGCCGGGGCAATCATTTGTCCAGAATTGGAAATTGGGGCTTACACCAATGAGTTTGGCTTTTATTCGCTCTCACTCCCCACTGGATCTCACTCCCTCATCGCCAAAGGACCGGGATATGAAAGTCTCACGCTCCAGATTTTCATCGCCAAGGATTCCATCCTGCATATACAATTATCGGCACTCCAATTGGACGAGGTAGAGATTGTGGCAGACCCAACCTCTGGGGGGATCGAGGATGCTCAAATGAGTACCATCACAATTTCAGGAGAAGATGCGCTATCCATGCCTGCACTTGCCGGTGAGGTCGATATCCTGAAGACCCTCCAACTGATGCCAGGCATTCAAGGCGGTAATGAAGGCAATGCTGGGCTCTATGTTCGAGGAGGAGGCCCAGATCAAAATCTTACCTTGGTAGACGGGGTTCCCATTTATCAGACGGCTCACCTCTTCGGCTTCCTATCCAATTTCAATGCAGATGCCATCAGCCATATGGACATGATGAAGGGAGACTTCCCGGCCATGTACGGGGGCAGGCTTTCATCAGTGTTGGACGTGAGGTTGAAAGATGGGAACATGGACCATTTTCAGGGTGCAGGATCGATAGGATTGCTCTCGGCAAACATCAGCCTGGAGGGTCCCATCAAGCGGGATAAAGCCTCATTTTTTGCAAGCCTGAGATATGCCTATCCCGATTTATTCATCAGACCCATCTCCAAGGTGACTAGTCGGATCGAAACGGACAGATTGTTGCTGTACGATCAGATTGGCTATCGATTTTTCGATGGCTCCATCAAGGCGCAATATCGTCCAAGCGCTTCCGATCGCATTCAGCTGAGCCTGTTTCACGGTAAGGATCTAGGCAGTCAGTTTGGGTATTTGGCTATCACGGAGGAGCAAGAAACCTACACCCAAATCGAACAATCCCATCAGGAGTTTGGCTGGTCAAATGCCATTGCCAGTATCCAATGGAACCATATCCTGTCCCAACGCTTTTCGTCCAATTTGACCCTGTATGCCAATCAATATCGGCTATTCAACCAAGTCGATCTCGAAATAGCAGTGGAAGAGCAAGGAGTATCAACCTCCCAGAAACAACTGCAAAGTTTCTCTTCCGGAATCACCGACTGGGCAGGAAAATGGGATCTTTTCGGCCATCTGGGCCAACGGCATGATGTCCGCTTTGGGATAGGAGCAATTCGCCATCAGTTCGAGGTAGGCACCCAGCAATATGCGGTCTCGACGAATCAATCGGGGACCGACACGACGCTAGGAACCCAACCCATCCATGCATGGGAATTGGATGCGTATGCCTCTGATGAATGGAAACTTCACGACCAAGTAACCCTCCGATTGGGTACTCATGCGGCATGGTTTCTCGTCAATGATCAGTCTTATCTGTCAATTCAACCGAGAGCTTCGGTAGTGTATCGACTACATGAGCAGGGTTCTCTCAAGGCTTCCTTTGCCCAAACCGTGCAGCATCTCCATTTGCTGACCAACAGTGGAGTTGGGCTACCAACCGATTTATGGGTGCCTCCCACTGAGAAGATCCTTCCTCAACAAGCATGGCAAGGAGCAATTGGAACTCAATGGAATCACAACAAGGGATTCACCTATTCGCTAGAGGGGTATTTCAAACGGATGTATCATACCCTCGCCTATCAAGAAGGGGCGAGTTTCCTAGAGGTGGGGAGAGATTGGCAATCGCAAGTGGTGAGTGGACAAGGCTGGGCCTACGGCATCGAGCAATTGGTCAGAAAACATCACGGTCGAATGACGGGATGGTTGGGATATACCCTGGCATGGTCCAATCGTCAATCTGATCAAATCAATCAAGGAAATATCTATCCAGCCAAATTCGACAGACGCCATGACTTGGCCATTGCGGCTGTGTACAAGTGGAAACCCCATATCCAATTTTCTGCCAACTGGACGTATAGCTCTGGAAATGTCGTCACCCTGCCTATCGCACAATACCACATTCAATCTCCTTATTATCACACACCAGATGCGGTTTTTCACTACGAAGGCAGAAACAACTACCGCATGCCTGCTTCCCATAGACTGGACATTTCCGTAAAATTCATTCGCAAAAAAACGTGGGGAACACGAACTTGGACATTGGGGCTCTACAATGCCTACAATCGACAAAACCCTTACTATCTAGAAATTGCGCCTGATTACACCCTTTCCGTTCCGGCGGGGGAGGCGGAACCCAACGTCCTCTGGCAGCAGAGTTTATTTCCAATTCTTCCCTCTGTCAACTACAGAATTACCTTCGGATCATGA
- a CDS encoding molybdopterin molybdotransferase MoeA has product MIAVQQAEQIILATAKRLPVEAHPLVESTGMILQEPLIADRDFPPFDRVMMDGIAIRHADWLNGQRVFRVQGTQYAGAPPMTLEAGTVCLEVMTGAVLPEGADTVIRYEDIEIREGENSAEAHLADVVIHAGQNVHPKGKDQLAGTALAPSGIKISPAEIALAATIGKSMIEVSRPPRVLIVSTGDELVEVAEQPLPHQIRMSNSYMLEASLREMGIEATRLHVPDERMEIHLALEPYLQSMDAWILSGGVSKGKADYLPEVLSKLGIRQKFHRVAQRPGKPFWFGVHPEGPVVFALPGNPVSTFMGYYRYVRPWIRKSLGMAPVFPIPASLTDDFRFRPSLTHFLQVKAFVDAQGAWQASPIPGKGSGDLANLLLANGFLELPADRSDFGAGEIFPLWLFR; this is encoded by the coding sequence ATGATTGCAGTCCAACAAGCTGAACAGATCATTCTTGCCACTGCGAAGAGATTGCCTGTCGAGGCCCATCCGCTGGTGGAATCTACAGGGATGATCTTGCAGGAACCCCTCATTGCCGACCGGGACTTTCCGCCTTTTGATCGCGTCATGATGGATGGGATCGCCATTCGCCATGCTGATTGGCTGAATGGTCAGCGAGTGTTTCGTGTCCAAGGAACCCAATATGCCGGAGCGCCGCCCATGACGCTAGAAGCCGGAACGGTCTGCCTGGAAGTCATGACCGGAGCGGTACTGCCGGAAGGAGCCGACACGGTGATTCGATACGAAGACATTGAAATCCGCGAGGGGGAAAATAGCGCTGAGGCGCACTTGGCCGATGTCGTCATTCATGCCGGACAGAACGTGCACCCCAAAGGAAAGGATCAATTGGCGGGAACTGCCTTGGCACCCAGTGGCATCAAAATCAGCCCCGCAGAAATCGCTTTGGCCGCCACCATCGGGAAATCCATGATCGAGGTTTCCCGCCCGCCTCGGGTATTGATCGTCTCCACGGGCGATGAACTAGTGGAAGTGGCCGAGCAGCCTTTGCCGCATCAGATCCGCATGTCCAATTCCTACATGTTGGAAGCTTCCCTGAGAGAAATGGGCATTGAGGCCACGAGATTGCATGTGCCAGATGAGCGCATGGAGATTCACTTGGCATTGGAGCCCTATCTGCAATCGATGGATGCATGGATTCTCAGTGGTGGAGTTTCCAAAGGAAAAGCCGATTACCTGCCGGAAGTACTCTCCAAGTTGGGGATTCGGCAGAAATTCCACCGCGTGGCTCAGCGACCGGGAAAGCCGTTTTGGTTTGGGGTCCATCCAGAAGGCCCTGTGGTATTTGCCTTGCCGGGAAATCCCGTTTCCACCTTCATGGGGTATTACCGGTACGTCCGTCCCTGGATCAGAAAATCGCTAGGGATGGCCCCTGTATTTCCCATTCCTGCAAGCCTGACAGATGATTTTCGCTTTCGTCCCAGTCTGACGCATTTCCTCCAAGTCAAGGCATTTGTGGATGCACAGGGCGCTTGGCAAGCTTCTCCCATCCCTGGGAAGGGTTCCGGAGATCTTGCCAATTTGCTGCTTGCCAATGGGTTCCTCGAACTGCCTGCCGATCGAAGTGATTTCGGTGCGGGAGAGATCTTCCCGCTCTGGTTGTTCCGCTAG
- a CDS encoding arylesterase, whose translation MKNLLLCLGILMACMSACQDSDESSSNDATSPSQSTETITQAPPTSQGPLPITDRKVVLFFGNSLTAGYGLSPEQAFPALVQQKIDSAGLDYEVINAGLSGETTASGLNRLDWVMTEQVDVFVLELGANDGLRGIDTEETRKNLIAIIQKVREKSPHANIVLAGMMVPPNMGEDYAAKFRFLYPELASQYQLALVPFLLDGVAGNPDLNLPDGIHPTPEGHQIVAKNVWTILAGLL comes from the coding sequence ATGAAAAACCTCCTCCTCTGCCTTGGCATCTTGATGGCATGCATGTCCGCCTGCCAAGATTCTGATGAATCAAGCAGCAACGACGCAACCTCTCCTTCGCAGTCCACAGAAACCATCACCCAAGCTCCTCCTACCAGTCAAGGACCGCTGCCTATCACAGACCGAAAAGTCGTGCTGTTTTTTGGGAATAGCCTGACAGCTGGCTATGGTCTTTCTCCCGAACAGGCATTTCCGGCTTTGGTCCAGCAAAAGATCGATTCTGCGGGATTGGATTACGAGGTGATCAATGCAGGGCTCAGTGGGGAAACGACAGCCAGTGGCCTCAATCGATTGGATTGGGTCATGACAGAACAGGTAGATGTATTCGTGTTGGAACTGGGGGCCAATGACGGACTTCGCGGAATCGATACCGAGGAGACCCGCAAAAACCTCATCGCCATCATCCAGAAGGTTCGGGAGAAAAGTCCGCACGCCAATATCGTCCTCGCGGGGATGATGGTTCCCCCGAATATGGGTGAAGACTACGCCGCCAAATTCCGGTTTCTCTACCCAGAACTGGCTTCTCAGTACCAATTGGCACTGGTCCCCTTCCTGCTCGATGGAGTAGCGGGAAATCCCGATTTGAATCTTCCGGATGGCATTCACCCGACACCTGAAGGGCATCAGATCGTTGCCAAGAATGTCTGGACGATCTTGGCGGGATTGCTCTAG
- a CDS encoding DUF4249 family protein, translating to MKRIAIWRIGLLGLVALLAQCRKQLPFPTSEAPQLVIGGLFWSDTTWSISVIQHEPLSSSSDLVREVEDASVVIEDGDGNQFALTRDSSVWSVSYHRGKPDTIYYYTSSEQPQAGGEYQLAVHANGFQSVTSEATVPLIPEGQIIELGSMRSNTATAESAYPPRNFPVELSLNIAFDDPPTLGEGYAVVVEEYWEGQSSSEWLRMPYSTNDLSAFPVYGTPLLSHIFLDESFNGQSKRLSLSLKSQRTADNLRGIQLRIHLLALNPAYAEAIQAYQAEQDGEGQALEDITAFFQEPTITFSNIDGGYGIFAGAAKSTYLVTVE from the coding sequence ATGAAACGTATCGCGATTTGGCGAATAGGACTGTTGGGATTGGTTGCATTACTCGCCCAATGCCGCAAACAGCTTCCCTTTCCAACTTCTGAGGCCCCTCAATTGGTGATCGGAGGACTCTTTTGGAGCGACACCACATGGAGCATTTCTGTTATTCAGCATGAACCCCTTTCCAGCAGTTCTGATCTGGTCCGGGAGGTCGAGGATGCCTCAGTCGTGATAGAAGATGGAGATGGGAATCAATTTGCCCTGACAAGAGATTCCTCGGTATGGAGCGTTTCTTATCATCGAGGGAAGCCGGATACCATCTACTACTACACCTCTTCTGAGCAACCGCAAGCAGGTGGTGAATATCAATTGGCGGTCCATGCGAATGGTTTCCAATCTGTCACATCTGAAGCGACAGTACCTCTGATTCCGGAAGGGCAAATCATTGAATTAGGCTCCATGCGATCCAACACGGCAACCGCTGAAAGCGCCTATCCCCCCAGAAATTTCCCAGTGGAACTATCGCTGAATATTGCCTTTGACGATCCGCCTACTTTGGGGGAAGGATATGCGGTTGTGGTAGAAGAGTACTGGGAGGGTCAATCTTCCTCCGAATGGCTCAGGATGCCATATTCGACCAACGACTTGAGCGCTTTTCCAGTGTATGGGACCCCGTTGCTATCCCATATCTTTTTGGATGAATCCTTCAATGGTCAATCCAAACGTCTTTCACTGAGCCTGAAATCACAGCGTACAGCTGACAATCTTCGGGGAATCCAGCTACGCATTCATTTACTGGCGCTAAACCCCGCATACGCCGAGGCCATTCAGGCTTATCAAGCTGAACAGGATGGAGAAGGGCAAGCGTTGGAAGACATTACCGCATTTTTCCAAGAACCCACCATCACTTTTTCAAATATCGACGGGGGATATGGGATCTTTGCAGGAGCGGCCAAATCTACCTATTTGGTGACCGTGGAATAG
- a CDS encoding DUF4625 domain-containing protein — translation MNLSILKTSLGFGLIASLLLVSACKEDVDTAAPEMEIISSTPALKSGMICGEISDQVFELRSSESFTLDVVFRDNEELSQYKIDIHNNFDCHGHARNTDDWTVLEVVDISGTEVSSTLEIPVPDDVTAGTYHFQVQVVDEAGNDDPFAQIFDLRVWNSTDTIAPTISLTAPAGEIGSVAKGGSIPFEGSVIDNYSLGEGGNGRLVLTAQESSSTNIREVEMINFSEAIGDRATFDFEAEIPQTWSAGTYDFVLSAYDGVNNESERIRWTVEITD, via the coding sequence ATGAATCTATCCATCCTCAAAACTTCGTTGGGCTTTGGCTTGATTGCCAGCCTGTTGTTGGTGTCCGCTTGTAAGGAAGATGTAGATACCGCTGCACCCGAAATGGAAATTATCAGTAGCACGCCTGCTTTGAAAAGCGGGATGATCTGTGGCGAAATCTCGGATCAGGTTTTTGAATTGCGCAGTTCTGAGTCCTTTACATTGGATGTGGTATTCCGCGATAATGAGGAATTGTCCCAATACAAAATCGATATTCACAACAACTTTGACTGCCACGGCCATGCTCGGAATACCGATGACTGGACTGTGCTGGAAGTCGTGGACATTTCCGGAACCGAAGTCTCCAGTACATTGGAAATCCCTGTGCCGGATGACGTAACGGCAGGAACCTATCACTTCCAAGTTCAAGTGGTCGATGAGGCTGGGAATGATGATCCATTCGCCCAGATTTTTGATTTGCGGGTATGGAATTCCACAGATACCATCGCTCCAACGATTTCCCTAACCGCTCCTGCTGGAGAAATTGGCAGTGTAGCCAAAGGGGGCTCCATTCCATTCGAAGGATCTGTGATAGATAATTATTCCCTTGGAGAAGGCGGAAATGGTCGATTGGTCTTGACTGCACAGGAATCCAGCAGCACCAATATCCGCGAGGTGGAAATGATCAATTTTTCAGAGGCAATAGGAGATCGGGCCACCTTCGACTTCGAAGCCGAAATCCCCCAGACTTGGTCTGCAGGGACGTATGATTTCGTGCTTTCTGCCTATGATGGTGTGAATAACGAAAGCGAACGCATTCGCTGGACGGTGGAAATCACGGATTAG